One part of the Acidobacteriota bacterium genome encodes these proteins:
- a CDS encoding radical SAM protein encodes MNIENIEKLRRKPRRAYKQPINELHFYFKKLWKESKPIAKLFRTDSHGYLYDTGTNKILKCDDIEYSLLTKLISMDIEEAINKTLSEYTKEQFIEAANKIRSAIEKENILQTKKATQFGLSAHFHNIEELINTSLGMVQLEITEQCNLRCNYCIYNPFVSDKRNHGNRNMNPSVAKAAIDYLTTHSSGKEGVAVTFYGGEPLLRFPFIKSCVNYAHHTLNKKRHRFSLTTNSTLLTAEMADFFYHENFSVVVSIDGPEEIHDDYRKDFRGRGSFKHTILGLKNLIDVFGEGSKERIFLSMVYTPPYSERKLNRISKLWVEIPWLPKDIPVLITYPHSESIPTEKYPNNSILEDKTMLEWAIERYMDYYTGKSELNPIANSIIEEKLARLIQRPIYPKPIDKYYLNGCCIPGVRKIFVSTEGDFHLCERVPSTAPKIGNVYSGIDIETIENIYIDEYSTKSLPSCSTCWAIQLCPECYVNAFNNGKFDINKKIKNCIIAQYLTEKYLRFFCKLLDLNPKGLNYLSKWRIE; translated from the coding sequence ATGAATATCGAGAATATAGAAAAACTCCGCAGGAAACCTAGGCGCGCTTATAAACAACCTATTAATGAACTTCATTTTTATTTCAAGAAATTATGGAAAGAATCAAAGCCTATTGCGAAGCTATTCAGAACCGATTCTCATGGTTATCTTTATGATACTGGAACAAATAAGATTCTTAAGTGCGATGATATTGAATATAGTCTTCTCACAAAACTTATATCCATGGATATAGAAGAAGCTATCAACAAGACACTATCAGAGTATACAAAGGAACAATTCATAGAGGCTGCTAATAAAATAAGAAGTGCAATTGAAAAAGAGAATATCCTTCAAACAAAAAAAGCGACTCAATTCGGCTTATCAGCTCATTTTCATAATATTGAAGAATTAATTAATACATCACTTGGAATGGTACAATTGGAAATAACCGAGCAATGCAATCTTCGTTGTAATTACTGTATTTATAATCCTTTTGTCTCAGATAAAAGAAATCATGGTAACCGTAATATGAACCCTTCAGTTGCAAAAGCAGCCATCGATTATCTTACAACTCATAGCAGTGGAAAAGAGGGAGTAGCTGTTACTTTCTACGGCGGTGAACCATTGCTTAGATTTCCATTTATAAAATCATGTGTTAATTATGCCCATCATACATTAAACAAGAAAAGACATCGTTTTAGTTTAACTACTAACAGTACATTACTAACCGCCGAAATGGCTGATTTTTTCTATCACGAGAATTTTAGTGTGGTAGTTAGTATAGATGGTCCGGAAGAGATCCATGACGATTATCGAAAAGACTTTAGGGGGCGGGGAAGTTTTAAGCATACAATACTCGGATTAAAAAATTTAATTGATGTTTTTGGTGAAGGTTCTAAAGAAAGAATTTTTCTTAGTATGGTGTATACTCCACCTTATTCTGAAAGGAAACTAAACCGTATAAGCAAACTATGGGTTGAAATACCATGGCTTCCGAAAGATATTCCTGTACTAATTACATACCCTCACTCAGAGAGTATTCCAACTGAAAAATATCCAAATAATAGCATTTTAGAAGATAAAACTATGCTGGAATGGGCAATAGAAAGATATATGGATTATTATACTGGCAAGAGCGAGTTAAATCCAATAGCAAATAGTATAATAGAAGAAAAACTTGCAAGGTTAATACAGCGTCCAATTTATCCAAAGCCCATAGATAAATATTATCTGAATGGATGTTGTATTCCAGGAGTTAGAAAAATATTTGTTTCAACTGAAGGTGATTTTCACTTATGTGAGCGGGTGCCAAGTACAGCCCCAAAGATTGGAAATGTATATTCAGGTATTGATATAGAAACAATTGAAAATATCTATATTGACGAATATAGTACGAAAAGCCTTCCTTCTTGTTCTACATGTTGGGCAATTCAACTTTGTCCTGAGTGTTATGTCAATGCTTTTAATAATGGAAAATTTGATATTAACAAAAAAATTAAAAATTGTATAATTGCTCAATATTTAACAGAAAAATATTTACGATTTTTTTGTAAATTATTGGATCTTAATCCAAAAGGGCTCAATTATCTTTCTAAGTGGAGAATAGAGTAA
- a CDS encoding NHL repeat-containing protein: MSLIIFLLLSSEASFLAKTIHNTMQEINGCESKVKITLVREWGGEETADKAKFFNEPTDIEIDRDGLVYIVDSGNHRIQVFDKSGKYINTIGRKGQGPADFLYPFDLEFDNKNNMIISDRYNSRIQILKTTGDFLKTFKINYFPYHIGVMRGGIIMYNGSRSLKSSSLILLYNYEGRIIREIGKRKEEKSLLLTLMKSSIYFSLDTYENIYTSYLYSPLLQKYSNTGELVMNISFEMPFTVPELKYMQTKSYIGLQAEQISKGLSIDNQGRIYLIVITRPRTKEEYKIGTKMIIEDRNRSINIIPGPKAYVDSETTDLYRLLVFNNSGKIITTKQLNTYCDNIKVYNDRLFIIDRYVGMKIYEYKINFE, from the coding sequence ATGAGTTTAATTATATTTCTTCTCTTATCCTCCGAGGCATCTTTTCTGGCAAAAACCATTCATAATACCATGCAAGAGATAAATGGTTGTGAGAGTAAAGTAAAAATTACATTAGTCAGAGAATGGGGGGGTGAAGAGACTGCTGACAAAGCCAAATTTTTTAATGAGCCAACCGATATAGAAATTGATAGAGATGGACTTGTATACATTGTGGATTCTGGAAATCACCGTATTCAAGTATTTGACAAATCAGGCAAGTATATAAACACAATTGGAAGAAAGGGACAAGGTCCCGCTGACTTTTTATACCCATTTGATCTAGAATTTGATAATAAAAACAATATGATTATCTCTGATAGGTATAATTCAAGAATTCAGATTTTAAAGACTACAGGAGATTTTCTTAAAACTTTTAAGATCAATTATTTTCCTTATCATATTGGTGTGATGAGAGGTGGAATAATCATGTATAATGGAAGTAGATCTTTAAAGTCTTCGTCTTTAATCCTTCTATACAATTATGAGGGCAGAATTATTAGAGAAATTGGGAAACGAAAAGAGGAAAAATCTTTATTACTTACTTTAATGAAATCTTCTATTTATTTCTCTTTGGATACTTATGAAAATATTTATACTTCTTATTTATACAGCCCGCTTCTTCAAAAATACTCAAATACAGGAGAACTGGTAATGAATATTTCATTTGAAATGCCCTTTACGGTTCCAGAGTTGAAATATATGCAAACCAAGAGTTACATTGGACTACAAGCAGAACAGATATCTAAAGGATTATCAATTGATAATCAAGGAAGAATCTATCTTATAGTCATAACAAGACCAAGAACGAAAGAGGAGTATAAAATTGGCACAAAAATGATAATTGAGGACAGAAACAGAAGTATAAATATTATCCCTGGTCCAAAAGCTTATGTTGATTCTGAGACCACCGATTTGTACAGACTATTAGTTTTCAATAATTCAGGCAAGATAATTACTACCAAGCAATTAAACACTTATTGCGATAATATAAAAGTGTACAATGATAGGTTATTTATTATCGATAGATATGTAGGTATGAAGATTTACGAATATAAAATAAATTTTGAATAA
- a CDS encoding ABC transporter ATP-binding protein, whose amino-acid sequence MFQATINFKESIISQKNKEESSKFHFSSVRLILPYLKEHLKEGLFASIFMILLSLLVLPTPYLMKYIVDDVITKKNLSLLNLIILAIIGFQILKLLLSFLTNYFFNILNQEVLVKIKKDLFSKLLRLPLSFFDSQQTGYLHSRISEVEGLGIFFSNYIVRILIGILEFLFCLWILLYLNWKLTLISLTVIPFLFVATRFYSRSIRKTSKEVMEKGASLSRKIQESLSGVEVIKSFSSEDRETTKIHTSLDELKQTNIKRNIQFTISSEILSLIGALGGFIVLWYSGWKIIEGTFTIGTYIAFSAYLAKLYGPTQILATMGLTLQPAITALNRVTELFELIEERDEGVRIKEIKGEIEFKDVFFSYDSKKEDVLKSLNLIVKPGEKILIKGPNGSGKSTIVKLILGLYRTDRGKITIDGRDINTLSLSSLRERISFVSQNVFLFNDTIWNNILYSKPDAKDEKVIESARLAGAYEFIMNLEDGFETVIGETGKKLSGGERKKLSIARAILKDSDIIIFDEATSELDLDSQKRIEELITERFKERTCIIISHRAFGKNSIDRKYTLNDGKVVDTNSKFIRMG is encoded by the coding sequence ATGTTTCAGGCAACAATAAATTTTAAAGAATCAATTATATCTCAAAAAAATAAAGAAGAAAGCTCAAAATTTCATTTTTCATCTGTTAGACTAATCCTTCCTTATCTGAAAGAACATTTGAAAGAGGGCTTGTTTGCCTCAATTTTTATGATTCTCCTTTCCCTCCTTGTCCTTCCTACTCCCTACCTCATGAAATACATTGTGGATGATGTAATTACAAAAAAGAATCTAAGTTTACTAAACCTTATTATCCTTGCCATTATAGGATTTCAGATTTTAAAGCTTCTCTTATCATTTCTAACAAACTATTTCTTCAATATCTTAAATCAAGAGGTTCTGGTTAAGATAAAGAAGGATCTTTTTTCTAAGCTCCTTCGACTTCCTCTCTCCTTCTTCGACTCACAACAGACAGGCTATCTTCATTCAAGAATTTCTGAGGTCGAAGGCCTGGGAATCTTCTTTTCTAACTACATTGTCCGAATACTTATTGGAATCCTTGAGTTTTTATTCTGCCTCTGGATTCTTCTTTATCTGAATTGGAAGCTAACCCTTATATCATTAACAGTCATTCCATTCCTTTTCGTTGCAACCAGATTCTATTCAAGATCGATAAGGAAAACAAGTAAAGAGGTTATGGAGAAGGGAGCAAGTCTTTCAAGGAAGATACAGGAATCCCTATCAGGGGTTGAGGTTATAAAATCTTTCTCTTCAGAGGATAGAGAGACAACAAAGATTCACACTTCCTTAGATGAACTAAAACAGACTAACATAAAACGAAATATCCAGTTCACCATCTCATCAGAGATTCTTTCTCTGATAGGAGCTCTTGGAGGATTCATTGTCCTATGGTATTCAGGATGGAAGATAATAGAGGGAACATTTACCATTGGAACATACATCGCATTTTCAGCCTATCTTGCAAAACTCTATGGACCAACTCAAATCTTAGCAACAATGGGACTTACCCTTCAACCAGCAATAACAGCTCTAAACAGAGTCACAGAGCTATTTGAGTTAATAGAAGAAAGGGACGAAGGAGTAAGGATTAAAGAGATAAAGGGAGAAATTGAATTCAAGGATGTCTTCTTCAGCTACGATAGTAAAAAGGAAGATGTTCTGAAGAGTCTCAATCTCATAGTTAAACCAGGGGAAAAGATTCTCATCAAAGGACCAAATGGCTCAGGGAAAAGCACAATAGTAAAGCTAATTCTTGGACTATATAGAACAGATAGAGGGAAGATAACCATAGATGGCAGAGATATAAATACCCTCTCCCTCTCCTCCCTAAGAGAAAGAATCTCCTTTGTCTCCCAGAATGTATTTTTATTCAATGACACAATTTGGAATAATATCCTCTACAGCAAGCCCGATGCAAAGGATGAGAAAGTAATTGAATCAGCCAGATTAGCAGGAGCCTACGAATTCATAATGAATCTGGAAGATGGATTTGAAACAGTGATTGGAGAAACAGGAAAGAAGCTATCTGGTGGAGAGAGAAAAAAGCTATCAATTGCAAGGGCAATCCTTAAGGACTCAGACATAATAATATTTGATGAGGCAACCTCAGAGCTTGATTTAGATTCACAGAAGAGGATCGAGGAGCTTATAACTGAGAGATTCAAAGAGAGAACCTGTATTATAATCTCCCACAGGGCTTTTGGAAAAAATTCCATAGACAGAAAATATACCTTGAATGATGGAAAAGTAGTAGATACAAACTCTAAATTCATTCGTATGGGCTAA
- a CDS encoding zinc-binding dehydrogenase produces MKAAIFYGPNQPLKIEEFPTPELKRDEVFIKIRACGVCHTDLHYIDHGVPTFKKPPLILGHEPSGIVEKVGEDVKEFKPGDKVLIPAVLTCGYCEYCRTGRENICRNMIMLGNNIDGAYAEYIAAPAKDIFHLPDEIPLEEGAVIADAVSTPYHAVKNRANIKPGDVVVVFGCGGVGINVVQLASAMGAIVVAVDVKESKLEWAKKFGAYEIVNASKVEDLAKTLRKMTGGGADVAIEAIGNPKTMEIAFNSLKSGGRLVVIGYSDQNLCLNAGRIMFREMEVMGSLGCRPVDYPKIIELAKIGKIKIKELVTHKFPLSQINDAFDLLRKGEESLLRAIVVM; encoded by the coding sequence ATGAAAGCAGCAATTTTTTATGGGCCTAATCAACCTTTAAAAATCGAGGAATTTCCAACTCCAGAATTAAAGAGAGATGAAGTATTTATTAAGATTAGAGCATGTGGAGTATGTCATACAGATTTACATTACATTGATCATGGTGTTCCAACTTTTAAAAAACCACCTTTAATTTTAGGTCATGAGCCTTCTGGCATAGTAGAAAAAGTAGGAGAGGATGTTAAAGAGTTTAAACCTGGAGATAAAGTATTAATTCCTGCAGTCTTGACCTGCGGATACTGTGAATACTGCAGAACAGGAAGAGAGAATATTTGTAGAAATATGATAATGCTTGGGAATAATATAGACGGAGCATATGCTGAATATATTGCAGCTCCAGCAAAAGATATATTTCATCTTCCTGATGAAATTCCTCTGGAAGAAGGAGCAGTAATAGCTGATGCGGTCTCCACTCCATACCATGCAGTAAAAAACAGGGCAAACATAAAACCTGGAGATGTAGTAGTTGTTTTTGGATGCGGTGGAGTTGGCATTAATGTGGTTCAGCTTGCTTCAGCGATGGGAGCGATCGTTGTGGCAGTGGATGTAAAAGAGAGTAAGCTGGAATGGGCTAAAAAATTCGGTGCTTATGAAATAGTGAATGCTTCTAAGGTTGAAGATTTAGCTAAAACATTAAGAAAAATGACTGGTGGAGGAGCTGATGTTGCAATTGAAGCTATTGGAAATCCAAAAACCATGGAAATCGCTTTTAATTCTCTAAAGAGTGGAGGAAGGCTTGTTGTGATTGGTTATTCAGACCAGAATCTTTGTTTAAATGCAGGAAGAATCATGTTCAGAGAGATGGAAGTAATGGGTTCTCTTGGATGTCGGCCGGTCGACTATCCAAAAATTATTGAATTGGCAAAGATTGGAAAAATAAAAATAAAAGAACTTGTCACCCATAAATTTCCATTATCTCAAATCAACGATGCTTTTGACTTATTAAGAAAAGGTGAAGAGTCTCTTTTAAGAGCAATTGTAGTGATGTAA
- a CDS encoding enoyl-CoA hydratase/isomerase family protein: protein MSYENIIVEKKDDVFVLTLNRPPLNILNIKMMNEINMALEEVLGWKECKILLIKGEGKAFSAGADVGEHLPEKVNEMLKTFHKMFYLLDLFEGISVSAVNGSALGGGCELALFCDMVLASEKAKFGQPEIKLGVFPPVAVALYPLVFPSRFIMDFILSGEIIDATEAEKKGLINKIISSERFYEEVDEYLKKFKSLSLSSLKITKTVIKKIIKLDFQNNLKFADEDYLTILMKTEDANEGLKAFLEKREPLWKNK, encoded by the coding sequence ATGTCATATGAAAACATAATTGTTGAAAAAAAAGATGATGTTTTTGTTTTAACTCTTAACAGGCCTCCCCTTAATATATTGAACATAAAAATGATGAATGAGATAAACATGGCTTTAGAAGAAGTTTTAGGATGGAAAGAATGTAAAATTCTTCTCATAAAAGGCGAAGGAAAAGCCTTTTCAGCAGGAGCTGATGTAGGAGAGCATCTTCCAGAAAAAGTAAATGAAATGCTTAAGACTTTTCATAAAATGTTTTACCTTCTTGATTTATTCGAAGGAATCTCAGTTTCTGCTGTTAATGGTTCTGCATTAGGAGGAGGATGTGAGCTGGCTCTTTTCTGTGATATGGTTCTTGCTTCTGAGAAAGCAAAATTTGGTCAGCCAGAGATAAAGCTGGGAGTATTTCCTCCAGTAGCTGTAGCTCTATATCCTTTAGTTTTCCCTTCAAGATTTATTATGGATTTTATCCTTTCTGGAGAGATAATTGATGCTACAGAGGCAGAAAAAAAAGGTCTTATAAATAAAATAATATCCTCAGAAAGATTTTATGAAGAAGTTGATGAATATCTTAAAAAGTTTAAATCCCTGAGCCTTTCTTCTTTAAAAATTACAAAAACTGTTATTAAAAAAATTATAAAGTTAGATTTCCAGAATAATTTAAAGTTTGCAGATGAGGATTATTTAACCATATTGATGAAAACCGAAGATGCAAATGAAGGCTTAAAAGCATTCCTTGAAAAAAGGGAGCCTCTCTGGAAAAATAAATAA
- a CDS encoding DUF2889 domain-containing protein — protein sequence MEIYERNINSSVRKLNEKYIVTEASLLDLSHNMRVELKINLETSVIEEASAQILKAPFQVCNYTLENIKRIEGFKIERGINKKLINALGKSDGCTHFYELALEAVRLSFNVMLGIRFNWKEWVSRTVNEEEFIKMAMPYLKNSCLPFKTDE from the coding sequence ATGGAAATCTATGAAAGAAATATAAACTCTTCTGTAAGGAAATTGAATGAAAAATACATTGTTACCGAAGCTTCGTTACTCGATTTAAGTCACAACATGAGGGTTGAGTTAAAAATTAACCTTGAAACATCAGTAATTGAAGAGGCAAGCGCCCAAATTTTAAAAGCTCCATTTCAAGTTTGTAACTATACATTAGAAAACATAAAAAGGATAGAAGGGTTCAAAATCGAAAGGGGAATTAATAAAAAGTTAATAAATGCTCTTGGAAAATCAGATGGATGCACTCACTTTTATGAATTAGCCCTCGAAGCTGTAAGATTAAGTTTTAATGTGATGCTTGGAATAAGATTCAACTGGAAAGAATGGGTCTCAAGAACTGTAAATGAAGAAGAGTTTATCAAAATGGCAATGCCATATTTGAAAAATAGTTGCCTTCCTTTTAAAACTGATGAATAA